One genomic region from Curtobacterium sp. 9128 encodes:
- the nrdI gene encoding class Ib ribonucleoside-diphosphate reductase assembly flavoprotein NrdI — protein sequence MSRLVYFSSVSGYTARFIEKLGRDADRIPLYPSEPFLHVDEPYVLVLPTYGGGNGDGAVPKQVIKFLNDERNRSLIRGVIVGGNTNFGEAYGLAGDVIAQKCHVPVLYRFELFGTPDDVQAVNSGLDAFWTQQLQTSI from the coding sequence ATGAGCCGACTCGTCTACTTCTCGAGCGTGTCCGGGTACACCGCACGCTTCATCGAGAAGCTCGGTCGCGATGCTGACCGGATCCCGCTCTACCCGAGCGAACCGTTCCTCCACGTGGACGAACCGTACGTCCTCGTGCTGCCCACCTACGGGGGCGGCAACGGCGACGGGGCGGTCCCCAAGCAGGTCATCAAGTTCCTCAACGACGAACGCAACCGGTCACTGATCCGGGGAGTCATCGTCGGCGGCAACACGAACTTCGGCGAGGCGTACGGCCTCGCGGGGGACGTCATCGCACAGAAGTGCCACGTCCCCGTGCTCTATCGATTCGAACTCTTCGGAACGCCTGACGACGTGCAGGCGGTCAACTCAGGATTGGATGCATTTTGGACGCAGCAGTTGCAGACGTCGATCTGA
- the nrdH gene encoding glutaredoxin-like protein NrdH: MAVTVYTKPSCVQCTATYRALDNKGIQYEVHDVSTDEAALEHVKSLGYLQAPVVVTDDDHWSGFRPDKIATLSAELA; the protein is encoded by the coding sequence ATGGCCGTCACCGTCTACACCAAGCCGTCCTGCGTCCAGTGCACCGCGACGTACCGCGCGCTCGACAACAAGGGCATCCAGTACGAAGTGCACGACGTCTCGACGGACGAAGCAGCGCTCGAGCACGTCAAGAGCCTCGGCTACCTGCAGGCGCCCGTCGTCGTCACGGACGACGACCACTGGTCGGGCTTCCGCCCCGACAAGATCGCGACGCTCAGCGCCGAACTGGCCTAG